From the genome of Desulfobaculum xiamenense:
CCGAACGTCCCTTCGGCCACCATCATAAGACGCGAACAAGGATATTTCGAAATGTGTGGAATCATCGGATACGCGGGGCACAGACCGGCGGTGCCCGTCCTCGTCGAGGGTCTCAGGCGGCTTGAGTATCGTGGGTACGACTCCGCGGGTGTCGCCTTTATCGAGAACAGGGAAATGCACATCCTGCGTGCCGAGGGCAAGCTCTCCTCGCTGGAGAACAAGATCGCCGGGAGCAGCCACCACATGGCCACCACTGGCATCGGCCATACCCGCTGGGCCACCCACGGCGTGCCCGTGGAGCGCAACGCCCATCCCCATCGCGACAACTCCGGCCGTCTCGCCCTCATCCACAACGGCATCATCGAGAACTATCAGGAGCAGAAGAGTTGGCTGGCCGGTCTCGGCTACACCTTCTCCTCCGAGACCGACACCGAGGTGCTGGTCAACCTCGTGGCCGAGGGGCGCAAGCATACGCAGACGCTGATGGAGGCGCTCTCGTGGGCGCTGGCCCGCGTGGAGGGCGCATACGCCGTGGCCCTGCTCAGCATCGACGAGCCGAACACCATCTACGCCGCCCGCCAGTCCAGCCCGCTGGTCTTCGGCCGTGGCGTGGGCGAGAATTTCGTGGCGTCCGACATCCCGGCCTTCCTGCCCTACACCCGCGAGGTTGTGTTCCTTGAGGACGGCGAGATGGTGAAGCTCGATCCTTCGGGCTGGCAGGTCTTCGACGCCAAGACCCTCGCGCCCATTGAGAAGGAACTCAACCACATCACGTGGGACGTTCAGGCCGCGCAGAAGGGCGGCTACAAGCATTTCATGCTCAAGGAAATCTTCGAGCAACCCCGCGTGGTGGCCGACTGCATCGCCGGACGCGCCGACGCCGTTCACGGCGTGCGTCTGCCCGAGCTTGACGGCCTCGCCGCGCCAAAGCGTCTGCACATCGTGGCCTGCGGCACGTCCTATCATGCAGGTCTGTGGGGCATGGGACTCATCGAGTCGTGGGCGCGCATCCCCGTGCGCGTGGAGATCGCCTCGGAGTTCCGCTATCGCGACCTCATTCTCGACAAGGACGACGTGGTGCTCGCCATCAGCCAGTCCGGCGAGACGGCAGACACCCTTGCAGGCATGCGCCGCGCCCGCGAGATGGGCGCGACGGTCATCGGCTTGTGCAACGTGGTCGGCTCCACGGTCTCCCGCGAGGCGGACCACGTCATCTACACGCAGGCCGGTCCCGAGATCAGCGTGGCCTCCACCAAGGCCATGTGCAGCCAGTTGACGCTGCTTCTGCTTTTGGCCCTGCACTGGGGCCGTCAGAAGGGCACCCTGCCCGCAGACGCGCAGGCCAGCGCCGTGCGTGGACTGGTGGGGCTGCCCAGCGTGCTGGAGGCCGAGCTGCCGCGCATGCGCGAGGTGGCCCAGAGCCTCTCCCGCAAGTATTCTTCCGCGCGCAGCTTCATGTACCTCGGACGCGGGGTGCAGTTCCCGCTGGCCCTCGAAGGCGCGCTCAAGCTCAAGGAGATCAGCTACATTCATGCCGAGGGCTACGCCAGTGGCGAGATGAAGCATGGTCCCATCGCGCTCATCGATCCCGAGTTCCCGACTTTCGCCCTCGCCCTGCATGACGACCTCTTTCCCAAGGTGAAGTCCAACCTCGAAGAGGTGCAGGCCCGCGACGGCCGCATCGTGGCCATCACCCATCCCGGACTGGAACTGCCCGTGGACGACGCGTGGGTCATCCCCGAGGTGTGGGGACCGCTCAACTCGTTCCTCGTGCTGCCCTGCCTTCAGCTCTTCGCCTACGAGGTTGCCGACTATCTGGGCAAGGACGTGGACCAGCCGCGAAATCTCGCCAAGTCCGTCACCGTGGAGTAGGGGCTTTTCCCTTAGTGATTTGGAGGCGGTCCGCAGTCGGAAGCGACGGCGGGCCGCCTTTTGCGTTTCCGGGGCACGGCGCGTCGGGCGATGTCCCGTCCTTTCGGTCGCTTGCACCGGGGCTTTTCATCATCTGCCAATGCCGCTATGTTCCGCGCCATGACGCCCACCCCCCTCGACGCCATTTCCACTCGCGACGTGGCCTGCTCTGGCTTCTGCGCCCACTGTGGCCGCGAGCACGCCTTGCCCGTGGGCGACGCCCTTGTCGCCGCGCGCGAGCTGGCGCGTGTGTTGGACGTGTCCGGGCGCATGGACTTCGACATGGACGAGGCGCATGCCGATCCGCGTTTGGCCCTCTCGCATCTGTGGGGCGAGGCGCGTGGGCAGATGTTCGGGGTCATGGTTTGTGAGGACGCCGAGGGCCGCCGCCATGTGCTGCGCGCCTTTTCTGGCCAGTACAACGGCCTGTGGCGCGTGGATGGCTGGGTGCCGCCCGTGCTCGATGTGGATGCCTTCCATCGCATCGGCGATCCCGTCGAGCGGGCCATCAAGGCCTTGGGCCGCGAAATGGCCGCTCTTCCCACCTCGGACCCGCGCCGCGCCGAGTTGTCTCGCAGGCGCAAGGCCATGTCGCAGCACCTTATGCGCGACTTTCATGATCTCTACCGCTTGCGCAATTTCCATGGCGACGAGCGTCCCATGGCCGAGGTCTTTCTCGGCGGTGGCGGCATGCCCACCGGCGTTGGCGACTGCTGCGCGCCGAAGCTCCTCAATCACGCCGTGCGCCACGGGCTGCGGCCCCTTGGGCTGGTGGAATTCTACTGGGGGCGCGAGAACCGCTCCGGAACCCGGACGCACGGGCTGTGCTATCCCGCCTGCGACGGGAAGTGCCGCCCCATCCTCGGATTCATGCTCTGCGGGCTGGACGCCGCGCAGGGCGAAGGACTTTCATGAACGCATCGCTGGAACTCCCCATCCTCTACGCCGACGCCAAGATCGTGGTCGTGGACAAGCCGAGCGGCCTGTTGTCCGTGCCCGGGCGCGGTCCCGAGAATCAGGACTGCGTGGTCACGCGCATTCAGGCCATGTTTCCCGAGTGTCGCAAGTACCCCTCGGTCCATCGGCTGGACATGGATACCTCCGGGCTGCTCGTCCTCGCCCTGACCGCCCGCGCCAACAGCGACCTTTTCGAGCAGTTTCGCCAGCGGCAGGTCTCCAAGCGCTACTTCGCTCTGCTTGATGGCGT
Proteins encoded in this window:
- the glmS gene encoding glutamine--fructose-6-phosphate transaminase (isomerizing); amino-acid sequence: MCGIIGYAGHRPAVPVLVEGLRRLEYRGYDSAGVAFIENREMHILRAEGKLSSLENKIAGSSHHMATTGIGHTRWATHGVPVERNAHPHRDNSGRLALIHNGIIENYQEQKSWLAGLGYTFSSETDTEVLVNLVAEGRKHTQTLMEALSWALARVEGAYAVALLSIDEPNTIYAARQSSPLVFGRGVGENFVASDIPAFLPYTREVVFLEDGEMVKLDPSGWQVFDAKTLAPIEKELNHITWDVQAAQKGGYKHFMLKEIFEQPRVVADCIAGRADAVHGVRLPELDGLAAPKRLHIVACGTSYHAGLWGMGLIESWARIPVRVEIASEFRYRDLILDKDDVVLAISQSGETADTLAGMRRAREMGATVIGLCNVVGSTVSREADHVIYTQAGPEISVASTKAMCSQLTLLLLLALHWGRQKGTLPADAQASAVRGLVGLPSVLEAELPRMREVAQSLSRKYSSARSFMYLGRGVQFPLALEGALKLKEISYIHAEGYASGEMKHGPIALIDPEFPTFALALHDDLFPKVKSNLEEVQARDGRIVAITHPGLELPVDDAWVIPEVWGPLNSFLVLPCLQLFAYEVADYLGKDVDQPRNLAKSVTVE